From Faecalicatena sp. Marseille-Q4148:
GCCCCGGGGAGGCAGTATCGTGAAGCGTCATATACTGCTGATCCGGGGCTTTTTGCGTGGAGAGAACTAAGGAATGCTGCAAAATCCTGTCGAAAGAAAGCGAACAGTGAAGGTGGAAGGAAAAGAAGGAGCAATGATACAATGAGAAGCGTATGGACTTGTGTAGTGAAAGAAGGGGGAAATGATAGTGAACAGACAGAAAAAAGAATCATATACACAGTTTCTGATGCCGCTTCCGCAGGCGCTTTTGAATTTTCTGGACCGGCTTTTGACTTCTCAGGAGGGGAGCCTTTTGGAAGACGATTTTGATAAATTGATGAACCTTGTAAGCGGCTATGCTTCTCGACGAGCCATTGCGGCGGCGGAAGTATTGCAGCAGGAATTTCGCAGCTGGAGGACAGGGCAGCAGACAAACCGTTACCGAATGATTGCGGCGTACGGGCTTCTTATAACAGAGATAAAATATGAAGTGACAGGGATTTTTACGAAACCGGATCAGTGGTTTCGTGTCAAGGTCAGTGATTATGAACTTACGAATCCGATTTTTATTGTAGAGACAAATAAGCTGGCAGAGGAGCTGAAGTTTCCGGGAAAATACAAAATATAATGCATAAGAATTATTGTACAGGATAATATTTTAAAGAAGATTTTACAAAAGAAGAGAAACTTTTTCATGTGTGAAGTGATATAATGAAAAGAGTAATATGCATTGAAGTTATGGAAGAGGGGGTATGACCTATGACAGAAAAACAGAACTATGACGTAATTATAATAGGGGCAGGTCCATCCGGAATTTTTTGCGCTTATGAACTTATGGAGAAGAAACCGAACCTTCGTATTCTGATGATTGAAAAAGGACGGTCAATTGAAAAGAGAAACTGTCCGAAGCGAAAAACAAAGGTATGTGTGGGATGTAATCCCTGTTCCATTACAACAGGATTTGCAGGGGCAGGAGCATTTTCAGATGGGAAATTATCGCTTTCTCCGGATGTTGGAGGAAACTTACCGGAGATTCTCGGCTATGAGTACACGGAGGAGCTTCTGAGGGAGGCAGATAAAATCTATCTGAAATTTGGAGCAGATAAAAAGATATATGGCATTGATGATGCAGCGGCGATCGAACGGCTGCGGACAAAGGCGATCCAGGCGAATTTGAAGCTGATCGAGTGTCCGATCCGTCATCTTGGAACAGAGGAAGGATACAAGATTTATACAAAACTCCAGCATCATTTGGAAGAAAAAGGAGTTGAGATTCGCTTTCTGACAATGGTGGAGGAACTTTTGACAGAAGAGGGGCGTGTCATTGGTGTACGAACAGATCATGGAGATAGTTTTTATGCACCGGAAGTCGTGGCAGGTGTCGGACGAGAAGGATCAGAATGGTTTTCCAACACATGCAGGAAGCTCGGGATTGAGACTGAGAATGGAACTGTTGATGTAGGGGTGCGCGTAGAAGTGCGCGACGAGATTATGAAAGAACTCAACGAGAAGCTTTACGAGGCAAAACTTGTATATTATACGCCGACATTTGATGATAAGGTAAGAGTATTTTGTACGAATCCATCGGGCGAAGTGGCGACAGAGTATTATGATGACCATTTGGCTGTTGTCAATGGACATGCGTATAAGTCCAGCGACCTTAAGACGAATAATACGAATTTTGCCCTGCTTGTTTCAAAGAATTTTACGAAACCGTTCCGTTCACCGATCGAATATGGAAAGCACATTGCACAGCTTGGAAATATGCTGTCCGGAGGGAAGATTCTTCTTCAGCGCTATGGAGATTTTAAGCGTGGAAGAAGAACGACGGAGGAACGACTTTTACGAAACAATATCGTTCCGACACTCAAAGATGCAGTTCCGGGTGACTTGTCTCTTGTATTTCCGCATCGGATCATGGTGGCCATTGATGAAATGCTTCGTGCGCTTGATAAAGTAACGCCGGGAATTGCAAGTGACGAGACACTTCTCTATGGGGTGGAAGTAAAGTTCTATTCGAATAAGGTACTTGTGGATGATTGTTTTCAGACGAGTCTTCCGGGGCTTCGGGCAATCGGAGACGGGGCATCGGTAACGCGCGGACTGATGCAGGCATCGGCAAATGGGATTGCAGTGGCAAGAGCGGTGATGCAGATTTTGGACAAATAATTACCAAAATTGTTTTTTGAGGTTGATTTTTGCGTCAAAAAGCATATAATAGAAAAAGATAATTGTGCAAAAAAAACGGACAATAATTCAAATAGAACATACTGGAGGACAGCATTATGGGGAAATATTTTGGAACAGACGGATTTCGCGGGGAAGCCAACAAAGTACTGACAGTGGAGCATGCATTTAAGATTGGACGGTATCTTGGATGGTATTTCGGACAGGATCATAAGGCACAGATCGTAATAGGAAAAGATACACGAAGAAGCAGTTACATGTTTGAATATGCATTGGCATCAGGACTGACAGCTTCCGGAGCGGATGCATATCTTCTTCATGTAACGACAACACCGAGCGTATCTTATGTAACACGAACAGAAGACTTTGACTGCGGCATCATGATTTCTGCAAGCCATAACCCATATTATGATAATGGAATTAAGCTGATTAATGGTCAGGGACAGAAGATTGAAGCAGAGATTGAAAAGAAGATTGAAGCCTATTTAGATGGGGAGACAGAAGAACTTCCGCTTGCTGTGCGGGGAGAGATCGGAAGAACGGTAGATTATTCCGCAGGCCGTAATCGCTATATCGGGCAGCTGATTTCTTTGGCGACAAGATCGTTTAAGGGAAAACGTGTTGGACTTGATTGTGCAAATGGAAGTGCATCAGCCATTGCAAAGAGTGTTTATGATGCTCTGGGAGCGAAAACTTATGTCATCAGTAATGAGCCGGACGGGATCAATATCAATACGAATTGCGGATCTACCCATATTGAACAGCTTCAGGCATTTGTGAAAGAAAAAAACTTGGATATCGGATTTGCATTTGACGGAGACGCAGATCGCTGTATTGCGGTGGACGAGAATGGAAATGTTGTGGATGGCGATCTGATTCTTTATGTATGCGGTAAATATCTGAAAGAACAGGGAAGGCTGAACCACGATACGGTAGTGACAACAGTTATGTCTAACCTCGGTCTGTATAAAGCATTTGATAAGGCAGGAATTGATTATGAGAAGACAAAGGTAGGAGACAAATATGTGTATGAGAATATGTCTCAGAACAACTACTCACTCGGCGGAGAGCAGTCCGGACATATCATTTTCAGCAAACATGCAACAACAGGAGACGGAATCCTTACTTCACTGATGATCATGGAGGCAGTTCTTGAGAAGAAACAGAGTCTTGGAAAGCTGACAGAAGAGGTGAAGATTTATCCGCAGCTGCTGAAAAATGTGCGTGTGTCCGATAAGACGGCAGCAAAGACACATCCGGCTGTTGTAAAAGCAATTGAGGATGTGGAAGAAGCCCTTGGACAGGAAGGACGTATTCTTGTAAGAGAGAGCGGAACAGAACCGCTGCTGCGTGTTATGGTTGAGGCAGGAACGGATGAACTTTGTGAGAAATATGTACACCAGGTTATTGATGTTATGAAAGAAGAAGGTCTTGTAACAGAATAAATTCCAGATGACTCTTTGCAGAACGAGAGGAAGTTTTAGAGTATCCGGCAGCTGGCAATAAGCAGCTGCCGGATTTTATCTATTCATATTTCCAGAAAAACGGATCATCATATACTGCAGCAGAGTCAAGGTCCTCTTCAATGCGAAGAAGGCGATTATATTTGGCAGTGCGTTCAGAACGGCATGGAGCGCCGGTTTTTATCTGTCCGGTATTAAATGCGACGGAAAGATCGGAAATGAACGTATCTTCTGTTTCACCGGAGCGGTGAGAAATAACTGCTTTGTAGCCGTGGGAACGGGCAGTTTCAATGGCATCAACTGCCTCTGTCAGTGTTCCGATTTGGTTGACCTTAATTAGAACTGCGTTGGCTGCGCCGCGGCCGATTCCAAGTTCCAGTCGTTTGCGGTTGGTAACAAAGAGATCATCACCGACAAGCTGCACATCATTTCCAAGCCGTGTCGTGAGCAGTTCCCACCCGTCCCAGTCCTCTTCATCCAGAGGATCTTCAATAGAAGCAATAGGGAATTCCGTTATCAGTTCTTCATAATATTCAATCATTTCTTCAGAAGAACGGAGTATCTTAGTATTGTTTGCACGTCCTTCCCCTTCAAATACATATTTGTGAAAGGAAGTGTCATAAAGTTCACTGGCTGCTGCATCAAGTGCAATTACGATTTCTTCTTTTGGCTGATAGCCGGCACGCTGAATCGCTTCCGTTATGACGGAGAGAACTGCTCTGGCATTGGACAGTTCCGGAGCAAATCCCCCCTCGTCTCCGACAGCGGTAGAAAGATTTTGTTCTTTTAAGAGATTGCGCAGCGTATGGTAAATTTCAGAGCCGATGCGAAGAGATTCGCGAAAGGAACATGCTTTTGTCGGCATGATCATGAATTCCTGAAAATCAATATTGTTATCTGCATGACGCCCGCCGTTTAAAATATTCATCATCGGAACAGGAAGCCGATGGGCGTTGATTCCGCCAAGATAACGGTAAAGCGGAAGTTTCATTGCCTGAGAGGCAGCTCTTGCACAGGCAAGAGAGACACCAAGCATGGCATTGGCACCCAGATTACTTTTATTGTCGGTTCCATCCCGGCGAAGAAGAAGCGCGTCAATCTTTCTCTGGTCGAAAACATTCATACCAACCAGAGCGTCTGCAATATCGCAATTGACGTGATCAACGGCACGGAGTACGCCAAGACCGCGGTAACGATTTTCACCGTCCCGCAGTTCAACTGCTTCAAATTGTCCTGTAGAGGCGCCGGACGGAACGGATGCGCGTCCGATGATATCATTTCCGGCCAGCACATCTACTTCAATTGTAGGATTGCCGCGGGAGTCAAGAATTTCCCGGGCAAAAATATCTTTTATCGGTAAAAAATGGTACATACTGATTCCTCCTTTTCGGAATTAGTATGTACCATGTGATTCAATTTTATTGCAGCAAAGAGCTGTCACAAAAATCCAGTTATAGTTTTAAATAAATTTATTATCTGCTGCAGATTTCATGTAGCGATGAAGAACATAGCCAAAGGCAGCAGGGAGAAGAAGTCCGCGGATAATGCTGGAAATTGAAATACTCCACCAGACGCCGTTTAATCCAAGCGCAGTAGCGGAAAGCGCTAATGCCATAGGAATTCGAAGCGCAGTAAAAATAATAATGATAAGCGAGGAGAAGATAGATTTTCCAAGTCCCTGGAAAGCTCCGGCAGCAGTCATTTCAAGACATGCAAATACTTCGGAAACGGCAAGGATTTTCAGATAATCTACTCCAAGCGGCACAACATCTGCTTCATGAATGAAGATATGCATAAGCTGTTCCGGGAAGACAAAAAGCACAACGCTTGTGAAGGTTCCCCAAAGAAGCATGATTGTCATAGCGGTAAAATAGCCTTTGCGGATACGCTCCTTTTTGCCGGCACCGTGATTTTGCGCAATAAAGGAATTGACAGCAGAGCCGAATCCTTCTGCAGTCATCCAGGCAATGCTTTCAATCTGTGCTCCAACTTTCTGTACAGCTACGGCGGCTGCTCCATAATCTGCCACGATACGGGCGATGGTCATGGAAATCATAGAAAAGAGCATGCTCTGAAGACCTACCGGAAGACCGAGCTTGACCATCTCGATGATATGGGACATTGATGCCGGTTTGAGCAGATGCATATTTGAGAAGAGCAAAGACTCCGAGGAGAGCGCTCTTATGTACATAAAAAATACGATGATCTGCGCGAAGACAGTTGCGATCGCAGCTCCGGCAACTCCAAGCTTCGGGAGCGGTCCGACTCCGTAGATCAGCAGGGGATCAAGGATGATATTGATCACCAGTCCGACCGTTGTGGAGCGAAAGGTAACAATGCTGCTTCCGAGAGCAGTCATCAGTCCGGTAAAGATCTGATTTAGGAAATTAAAGATAACAAGTCCGCCGGTAATCATAAGATAGGCTTTTGCGTCTGCAATTACCGCAGGATCATTTAATTTGTAAAAACTGATGAGCGGTCCGGCAAATAAGACACTGATGATTCCAAATAGAATACTAAAGAAAATGCCAATCTGCAGATCCCCTTTGGCATATTGAACTGCATGTTCTGTTTCTCCGGCTCCAAGCGCATGAGCGACTTTAATCTGCCCGCCAATCTTTGGCACAGTAATTGTGCCGTTAAAAAGCCATGTAAACATACCGGCAGCGCCAACTGCGGCAACTGCACCGCTTCCGATGCCTCCAATCCAGACCATATCAGTTAGATTGTACGCCATCTGTATAAAAGAGGTGCCCATAATCGGAAATGCAAGTCGGGCGAGAGAAGCAGTAATCGGTCCGTTTAATAAATCAACTTTTTTCATGAGTATATCCTCTCTTCCTTTTTGTAAACACTATGCTATATTCTACTTCGTTTCAAATATATTTACAAGAAGATTAGAAGTAATTTGAAGAAAAAGATTAAGATTGCATACAATTATACATGTTTGTAATTCATTGACTTATAAGTGTATAAGGAGTACAATTTAAAGGAATTTGCAGATGGAATATCTGCGGAAAAAATCTATATAGTTACAGGAGAAGAGTAAACATGGAACTTCGAAGAAAAGTCAAGATTTTTTGGATTTTGACATTTGGAACGCTGCTGATGGCTGTGGGGGTCTATTTTTTCAAATTTCCGAATAATTTTACATTTGGAGGAATTACAGGTCTTTCGGTAGTGGTTGCAAAAACCGGGATAATGAGTGCATCTAACTTTACATTTATTGCCAATATGGTGCTATTGTTACTCGGATTTATTTTTCTTGGTAAAGAGCTTGGAATTATGACAACGTACTGCAGTGTGCTGCTGTCATTTGCATTGGATGCGCTGGAACGCTACATTCCGATGGACGCACCGTTGACAGATCAGCCAATGATGGAATTACTGTTTGCAGTAGCGGTGCCGGCTTTGGCGAGTGCGCTTTTATTTAATGTAGGTGCGACAAGCGGAGGAACAGATATTGTTGCTATGATCTTAAAGAAGTATACCAGTGTAGATATTGGTCAGGCGCTTATGATCTCGGATGTAGTTGTAACGCTGGCGGCCTTTTTCGTATTTGATGTGAAGACGGGACTGTATTCGCTGCTCGGTCTGTCTATCCGTTCGTTTATGGTAGACAGTTTTATCGAGAGTTTAAATCTTCACAAGTATTTTACTGTTGTCTGTGACAATCCGCAGCCAATCTGTGATTATATTACGCATGAGATTAATCGAAGTGCGACAGTCTGTGAGGCAAAGGGAGCATTTTCCGGAGATAATAAATACATTATTTTTACTGTTATGAATCGTATGGAAGCGGTGAAGCTTAGAAACTATATTAAGATTCAGGAGCCGCATGCATTTATTCTCATTTCCAATACGAGTCAGATCATTGGAAAAGGGTTCCACAGTGTATAATTAAGTCTTGCCAGTGGAGAAAAACTATGGTATCATATATTGGTGGTTTTACCGTAGGAGGTGTATAGAATATGGAAATTTTGAAAATTGTATTAACTATTTTATTTGTAATAGACTGTATCGCATTGACAATCATCGTGTTACTGCAGGAAGGCAAGTCAGCAGGTCTTGGAACAATTGCCGGAGGAGCAGACACATACTGGGGACAGAACAAAGGACGCTCTATGGAAGGCGCACTTGTAAAGTCTACAAAGTTTTTGGCAATTTTATTTTTAGTTCTTGCAGCAGTATTGAACTTGAAAGTATTTGCATAATTGAGAATGGAAACAGATTGATGATGGAACACTCTATTTTTAGGAATAGGGTGTTTCTTTGTATATTGTATTAGAATACTTTTGCGGTATCATTTTGAAAATGAGATGCAAAGGTACACGGAGAAAGGAAGTGAAGTATGAAAAATACATTTGAAAAACGTAAAAAGCTGATTTACGATTTTATTTGTGATGAGTTTTATGTGCCGATGAAGTTTAAGGAGATTGCCATGCTCCTGCAGGTTCCGAAAGAGGCAAGGGGAGATCTGAAAGAGGTGCTGGAAAGTCTGGAGACCGAAGGAAAGATCCATGTGACGCAGACCGGAAAGTATATGAAAGGAGAGGCGAATAAGCTGATCGGGTATTTTCAGGCCAATGCAAGAGGATTCGGATTTGTGACGATCGAAAATGAGGAAGAAGATATTTTCATCGGAGAAGATGACCTGGGAGGCGCTTTTGACGGAGACCGTGTGGAGGTTGTCATTATAAAAAAGCCGGATGGAAAGCGCAAAGAAGGAAAGATCGTGAAGATACTGGAGCGCGGAGTAACGAAAGTTGTGGGGTATTTCCAGCGCAGCAAGAATTTTGGTTTTGTACTTCCGGATAATCAGAAGTTCCAGAAAGACATTTTTATTCCGCTGGAGCGGTCTAAGGGCGCGGTGACAGGGCATAAGGTTGTGGCAGAGATTACATCTTACGGTTCAAAAGATAAGAAACCGGAAGGAAAGATCGTGGAGATTTTGGGACATGTCAATGATCCGGGAGTGGATATTATGTCGATTATCAGAACCTACGATCTGCCAACAGAATTTCCGGAAAAGGTGCTGAACCAGGCAGAGCGTGTTTCATCTCCTGTCAGCACGCAGGATATGGCGGGCAGGATGGATCTTCGGCAGTGGCAGATGGTTACGATCGACGGCGAAGATGCCAAAGATCTGGACGATGCAATTTCGATTGAGGAAGACGGAGACAGATATCGTCTTGGCGTTCATATTGCAGATGTGACAAATTATGTGCAGGAGAACAGTGCGCTTGACTGGGAAGCGCTGAAACGCGGAACAAGTGTGTATCTGGCAGACCGGGTGATTCCGATGCTGCCGCACATACTGTCCAATGGCATCTGCTCTCTCAATGCAGGAGAAGACCGATTGGCTCTGAGCTGTATTATGTGGATTGACCGGAAAGGAAATGTAACGGATCATAAGATCGCGGAGACAGTGATACGGGTAGATGAACGTATGTCTTACACAAGTGTTAAGAAGATACTGGAAGAGCAGGATGAGGCAGAATGTGAACGATACCGGGAACTGATTCCGATGTTTGAAAGGATGCGTGATTTGGCTTCGATTCTGAGAGCAAAGCGAAAGAAGAGAGGTTCCATTGATTTTGATTTTCCGGAAACGAAAATGATTTTAGATGAAAATGGAGTTCCGTTGGAATTGCGGCCTTATGACAGAAATGTGGCGACAAAGATTATCGAAGACTTTATGCTGATTGCCAATGAGACGGTGGCAGAAGATTTCTTCTGGCAGGAAATTCCTTTTGTTTATCGTACCCACGATGTGCCGGATGAAGATAAGATTAAGAAGTTTGCTACATTTGTTAATAATTTCGGACACTCTCTGCATATTTCTAATAAAGAGGTTCACCCAAAAGAAATTCAGAAACTGCTTGCAAAGGCAGAGGGAACACCGGAAGAAGATCTGATTAGCCGGCTGGCGCTTCGTTCAATGAAGCGGGCAAGATATACGCCGGAAAATACAGGACATTTCGGATTGGCAGCGTCCTATTACTGTCATTTTACATCTCCGATCAGAAGGTATCCGGATCTTCAGATCCATCGGATTATCAAAGAAACGCTGCGGGGACGGATGGATACAAAAAGACAGGAGCATTATGAAAGTATTCTGCCGGAAGTGACACAAAAATGCAGCGAGCTTGAGCGAAGAGCTGACGAGGCAGAGCGAGAGACTGTAAAGCTGAAAAAAGTTGAATATATGAAACAGCATGTGGGAGAAGTCTTTGAAGGCGTTATTTCAGGTGTCACAAAATGGGGGCTGTATGTGGAACTTGACAATACAGTGGAAGGTCTTGTGCATGTAGTCAATATGACAGATGATCATTACGATTACCGGGAAGACACCTACGAGATGGTTGGAGAGCATCTGAAAAAGGCATATCGTCTTGGAGAGACTGTGAAGGTTCAGGTACTTGGAACGGATGATCTTGCAAGAACAATTGATTTTAAAATAGTGGAGGAACAGCATGGCAAAAGGACAGGGGACGAAGCTGATCGCAAATAATAAAAAGGCGTATCACGATTATTTTATTTTGGACACATATGAAGCAGGAATCGCGCTCCACGGTACGGAAGTGAAATCACTCCGCATGGGGCAGTGCAGCATTAAAGAAGCTTTCATTCGGATTGAGAATGGGGAAATGTTTATCTACGGTATGCATATCAGTCCTTATGAGAAGGGAAATATTTTCAATAAAGATCCGCTGCGGACGAGAAAACTGCTCCTTCATAAAAATGAGATTCTGAAAATGCTTGGCAAAATGAAGGAGAAAGGAATTGCCGTGATTCCGCTGAAAGTATATTTAAAGGGAAGTCTTGTAAAAGTGGAGATCGGTCTTGCACGCGGTAAGAAACTTTATGATAAGCGGGATGATATTGCGAAGAAAGACCAGAAGCGAGAAGCAGAACGAGAATTCAAAGTGCGTAATTTTGGTTAAAATTTACTTGTTATTTTAATTGGAATCGGATATACTATATATGTATGTACTCTGCGTACCAGGGCTTGTACTGGTTTCGACGGGGGTTTAGAAGTTGGAGTAGCCATCCGCAGTGCGGAACTGCGTTGTCATCCGCAAACTTTAAAATTAAACGCAGAAGATAATTTAGCGTACGCTGCCTAATTGCGGCAGCAGTCGGCCTTAAGTCACTCACCGCTTAAGTTACCGGCTTCATCCAGGTGGGGCACTCTGCTGCCAAAGCTTTGCGGCGGCAGAAGATTTTATGAAGCTACTGAAGTGAACAGCCTGTCGCTGGGCGGTTTATGGAGGGAATGAAAGTATAGCGACTGTGATTGGAAGAAGCTGCAATGGAAGAGCTTTCGGACAGGGGTTCGATTCCCCTCAGGTCCATTGATAAGATTCTGGGACATCCGGGATTTTGGGCAAGAAAAAAGTGCTGTCGATACAGCGCTTTTTTTGTATAGTTGAAATGTCTGGAAACGGCAATAGATTTTAGAATACAAAATCCCCCGAAAGGTTGTCATTGTGACCTGCCTTCCGGGGGTTTTGTAAAGGAATGAAGAAAAATCTATGTAAACTTAAAGTCAGTTGGCTGAGTTAGTCGAAGTCCGGCAGCTGTATGAACGGAATCAATACAACTGCCGTCTTCATTGATTTGATACTGTTAGTATAATAGAAATTTATGAGTAATTTATGTCGGCATTGTAAAGCTTTTCTAAAAAATCTTATAAAATTCTGAAGAAAATATAAGGAAGGCCTGAAATGATTTTTTCACACATCTAACATAAATCTATGGTAAAATAATAGCGATTATGAATGAATTACCATTTTGGTGCGGAAAGAAATGATAGAGGTGAATGTAATGGAGAAATTAAAGATTTTGGTAGTCGATGACGAGAGCCGAATGAGAAAGCTTGTAAAAGATTTTCTGGAACGGGAAGGCTATGAAGTGCTTGAAGCAGGAGACGGAATGGAAGCAATGGATGTATTTTATGAGAATCAGGATATTGCGCTGATGATCCTGGATGTAATGATGCCGAAGATGGACGGCTGGCAGGTATGTCGTGAGATCCGGCGGGAGTCAAAGCTTCCGATCATTATGCTGACGGCAAGAGCGGATGAGCGGGATGAACTGCAGGGATTTGAACTTGGAGTAGATGAGTACATTTCCAAACCATTCAGTCCAAAGATTCTTGTGGCAAGAGTTTCAGCAATTTTAAGAAGAACAAATGCGCTGACAAATGATGAAGTGGTAGATGCAGGCGGCATTTTGATTGATAAAGCAGCACACACGGTAAAGATCGGAGAGAAGGAAATTGACCTTAGCTTTAAAGAGTTTGAATTGTTATCGTATTTTGTAGAGAATCAGGGGATTGCGCTTTCCCGGGAGAAGATCCTGAATCATGTCTGGAATTATGACTATTTTGGGGATGCGCGGACGATCGATACCCATGTGAAAAAGCTTCGGAGCAAGCTTGGGGATAAGGGAGAATATATTAAGACAATCTGGGGCATGGGATATAAATTTGAGGTGTAATCCATGAAAAAATCAATTAATCATCAGATGATGCTTCTGTTTGTAGGAATTGTCGCGCTTGCGCTTTTGCTTTTGGCATTTATGAACACGACATTTCTGGAGCGATACTATATTACGAACAAAGAGCAGGACCTTATCCGCGTATATGAGGGATTTAACAGAGTTGTGAAAAATGATGAAATGACTGCGGAAACGATTGAAGCGGAAATCGGTTCTACGATTGAGCGGGGAAACATTTCTGTTCTTGTCTGTAATTCTGCCTGGAGCAGTATTGTGACAACAGAGACAACGGAAATTGGGAAGAAAGTCATGCAGACACAGCTTATGATGAATATTCTGCATCAGAATCCGAATTCAGTTATTCTGAAAAGAGGGGAAGACTATGAGATCCATAAGGCGAAAGGCGTTGGAACAGAGTCAGAATATATTGAAATGTGGGGATATCTTGACAATGGATATACGTATTTGTTCCGGACACCGATTGAGAGTATCCGGGAGAGCATTCTGATCACAGGAAAGTTTTTGACTTATGTAGGAACAGGGATCATTCTGCTTTGTCTTGTAGTGATATGGTATTTTTCCAGAAGGATTACAGAGCCGATCCTGGAACTGGCGCAGCTTTCCAGAAAGATGGCAGATCTGGATTTTGATGTGAAATATACAAGGGGCGGCGAGGATGAAATTGCCGTACTTGGAGATAATTTTAATAAGATGTCTGAGAATCTGGAGCGGACAATCTCCGAATTGAAAAAGGCAAATTATGAACTGCAGAAGGACATTGAGAAAAAAGAAAAGATTGAGACGATGCGTACAGAATTTCTTGGAAATGTCTCCCATGAACTGAAGACGCCGATCGCTCTTATTCAGGGTTATGCGGAAGGATTGAAGGAAGGAATCAGCGATGATCCGGAAAGCCGTGAATTCTATTGTGATGTGATCATGGATGAAGCAGGGAAAATGAACCGGATGGTGAAGAACCTTCTGACGTTGAATCAGTTGGAGTTTGGGAGTCAGGATGTACAGTTTGCCAGATTTGATATTATTGAACTGATCGAGGGCGTACTGGAAAGCATGCGGATTATGGCAGAGCAAAAGGAAGCCAAAATAAGCTTTGTACATCAGGGGCCGGTATATGTTTGGGCAGATGAGTTCCAGATAGAGCAGGTTGTACGAAATTATGTCAGCAATGCGCTGAACCATCTGGATGGAGAACATGTAGTTGAAGTAAAGGTAGAGCAAAAGGAAAGCGTCAGAGTCAGTGTATTTAACACAG
This genomic window contains:
- a CDS encoding FAD-dependent oxidoreductase; amino-acid sequence: MTEKQNYDVIIIGAGPSGIFCAYELMEKKPNLRILMIEKGRSIEKRNCPKRKTKVCVGCNPCSITTGFAGAGAFSDGKLSLSPDVGGNLPEILGYEYTEELLREADKIYLKFGADKKIYGIDDAAAIERLRTKAIQANLKLIECPIRHLGTEEGYKIYTKLQHHLEEKGVEIRFLTMVEELLTEEGRVIGVRTDHGDSFYAPEVVAGVGREGSEWFSNTCRKLGIETENGTVDVGVRVEVRDEIMKELNEKLYEAKLVYYTPTFDDKVRVFCTNPSGEVATEYYDDHLAVVNGHAYKSSDLKTNNTNFALLVSKNFTKPFRSPIEYGKHIAQLGNMLSGGKILLQRYGDFKRGRRTTEERLLRNNIVPTLKDAVPGDLSLVFPHRIMVAIDEMLRALDKVTPGIASDETLLYGVEVKFYSNKVLVDDCFQTSLPGLRAIGDGASVTRGLMQASANGIAVARAVMQILDK
- a CDS encoding phosphoglucosamine mutase, with the translated sequence MGKYFGTDGFRGEANKVLTVEHAFKIGRYLGWYFGQDHKAQIVIGKDTRRSSYMFEYALASGLTASGADAYLLHVTTTPSVSYVTRTEDFDCGIMISASHNPYYDNGIKLINGQGQKIEAEIEKKIEAYLDGETEELPLAVRGEIGRTVDYSAGRNRYIGQLISLATRSFKGKRVGLDCANGSASAIAKSVYDALGAKTYVISNEPDGININTNCGSTHIEQLQAFVKEKNLDIGFAFDGDADRCIAVDENGNVVDGDLILYVCGKYLKEQGRLNHDTVVTTVMSNLGLYKAFDKAGIDYEKTKVGDKYVYENMSQNNYSLGGEQSGHIIFSKHATTGDGILTSLMIMEAVLEKKQSLGKLTEEVKIYPQLLKNVRVSDKTAAKTHPAVVKAIEDVEEALGQEGRILVRESGTEPLLRVMVEAGTDELCEKYVHQVIDVMKEEGLVTE
- the eno gene encoding phosphopyruvate hydratase — encoded protein: MYHFLPIKDIFAREILDSRGNPTIEVDVLAGNDIIGRASVPSGASTGQFEAVELRDGENRYRGLGVLRAVDHVNCDIADALVGMNVFDQRKIDALLLRRDGTDNKSNLGANAMLGVSLACARAASQAMKLPLYRYLGGINAHRLPVPMMNILNGGRHADNNIDFQEFMIMPTKACSFRESLRIGSEIYHTLRNLLKEQNLSTAVGDEGGFAPELSNARAVLSVITEAIQRAGYQPKEEIVIALDAAASELYDTSFHKYVFEGEGRANNTKILRSSEEMIEYYEELITEFPIASIEDPLDEEDWDGWELLTTRLGNDVQLVGDDLFVTNRKRLELGIGRGAANAVLIKVNQIGTLTEAVDAIETARSHGYKAVISHRSGETEDTFISDLSVAFNTGQIKTGAPCRSERTAKYNRLLRIEEDLDSAAVYDDPFFWKYE
- a CDS encoding MATE family efflux transporter, producing MKKVDLLNGPITASLARLAFPIMGTSFIQMAYNLTDMVWIGGIGSGAVAAVGAAGMFTWLFNGTITVPKIGGQIKVAHALGAGETEHAVQYAKGDLQIGIFFSILFGIISVLFAGPLISFYKLNDPAVIADAKAYLMITGGLVIFNFLNQIFTGLMTALGSSIVTFRSTTVGLVINIILDPLLIYGVGPLPKLGVAGAAIATVFAQIIVFFMYIRALSSESLLFSNMHLLKPASMSHIIEMVKLGLPVGLQSMLFSMISMTIARIVADYGAAAVAVQKVGAQIESIAWMTAEGFGSAVNSFIAQNHGAGKKERIRKGYFTAMTIMLLWGTFTSVVLFVFPEQLMHIFIHEADVVPLGVDYLKILAVSEVFACLEMTAAGAFQGLGKSIFSSLIIIIFTALRIPMALALSATALGLNGVWWSISISSIIRGLLLPAAFGYVLHRYMKSAADNKFI
- a CDS encoding YitT family protein; amino-acid sequence: MELRRKVKIFWILTFGTLLMAVGVYFFKFPNNFTFGGITGLSVVVAKTGIMSASNFTFIANMVLLLLGFIFLGKELGIMTTYCSVLLSFALDALERYIPMDAPLTDQPMMELLFAVAVPALASALLFNVGATSGGTDIVAMILKKYTSVDIGQALMISDVVVTLAAFFVFDVKTGLYSLLGLSIRSFMVDSFIESLNLHKYFTVVCDNPQPICDYITHEINRSATVCEAKGAFSGDNKYIIFTVMNRMEAVKLRNYIKIQEPHAFILISNTSQIIGKGFHSV
- the secG gene encoding preprotein translocase subunit SecG codes for the protein MEILKIVLTILFVIDCIALTIIVLLQEGKSAGLGTIAGGADTYWGQNKGRSMEGALVKSTKFLAILFLVLAAVLNLKVFA